The proteins below are encoded in one region of Garra rufa chromosome 12, GarRuf1.0, whole genome shotgun sequence:
- the eno1b gene encoding enolase 1b, (alpha), protein MSILKIHAREIFDSRGNPTVEVDLYTEKGLFRAAVPSGASTGIYEALELRDNDKSRYLGKGVSKAVEHVNQTIAPALISQGIPVIEQENIDQFMLELDGTDNKSKFGANAILGVSLAVCKAGAAEKGVPLYRHIADLAGNPEVILPVPAFNVINGGSHAGNKLAMQEFMILPVGASSFKEAMRIGAEVYHNLKNVIKEKYGKDATNVGDEGGFAPNILENQEALELLKNAISKAGYTDEIVIGMDVAASEFYRDGKYDLDFKSPDDPNRYISPDELSDLYKSFIQDYPVISIEDPFDQDDWDAWTNFTNSTDIQVVGDDLTVTNPKRIADAVEKKACNCLLLKVNQIGSVTESLQACKMAQSNGWGVMVSHRSGETEDTFIADLVVGLCTGQIKTGAPCRSERLAKYNQILRIEEELGDKAQFAGKNFRNPLN, encoded by the exons ATGTCTATCCTGAAGATACATGCCCGTGAGATTTTTGATTCTAGGGGCAACCCCACTGTGGAGGTGGACCTCTACACAGAGAAAG GTCTGTTTCGAGCTGCTGTCCCTAGTGGAGCGTCAACTGGAATCTATGAAGCATTGGAGCTGAGAGACAATGATAAGTCACGTTACCTGGGCAAAG GTGTATCAAAGGCTGTTGAGCATGTGAACCAAACTATTGCACCAGCCCTGATCAGCCAG GGAATTCCTGTGATTGAGCAAGAAAATATTGACCAGTTCATGCTGGAACTGGATGGAACTGATAACAAGT CTAAATTTGGTGCCAATGCCATCCTGGGTGTGTCCCTGGCTGTGTGTAAGGCAGGAGCTGCAGAGAAAGGTGTTCCTCTGTATCGTCACATTGCTGACCTTGCTGGAAACCCTGAGGTCATCTTACCTGTGCCG GCCTTTAATGTGATCAATGGTGGCTCACATGCTGGCAATAAACTGGCCATGCAGGAATTCATGATTCTGCCGGTCGGGGCCAGTAGCTTTAAGGAAGCCATGCGCATTGGTGCAGAGGTTTACCATAATCTGAAGAATGTTATTAAAGAGAAATATGGCAAGGATGCCACCAACGTCGGGGATGAGGGAGGATTCGCACCAAACATCCTGGAGAACCAAGAAG CCCTAGAGCTGTTGAAGAATGCCATCAGTAAAGCTGGATACACAGATGAGATTGTGATTGGCATGGATGTGGCAGCGTCTGAATTCTATCGTGATGGAAAATACGACTTGGACTTCAAGTCTCCCGATGACCCCAATCGATACATCAGCCCTGATGAGCTCTCTGACCTTTACAAAAGTTTCATTCAGGATTATCCAG TGATCTCTATTGAGGACCCCTTTGATCAAGATGATTGGGATGCCTGGACCAATTTTACCAACAGCACGGACATACAGGTGGTGGGAGATGATCTTACGGTCACCAACCCCAAACGCATTGCTGACGCAGTGGAGAAGAAGGCTTGCAACTGCCTGTTGCTCAAAGTCAACCAGATCGGAAGTGTTACCGAATCCCTGCAGGC GTGTAAGATGGCTCAGTCTAATGGCTGGGGAGTGATGGTGAGTCATCGTTCAGGGGAAACAGAGGACACGTTTATTGCTGACCTGGTTGTGGGACTTTGCACTGGACAG ATTAAAACAGGAGCCCCATGTCGTTCAGAGCGTCTGGCGAAATACAACCAGATCCTCAG aatTGAAGAGGAACTGGGGGATAAAGCTCAGTTTGCTGGGAAGAACTTCAGAAATCCACTGAACTGA